A segment of the Flavobacterium azooxidireducens genome:
TTGTTTATGAGTTTAAATGTTTATGAGTTTAAAAGGGTGAAAACTCAATTAATTATTTTATATCCTATTTTTTAAGTTTTGTTTGACGTTATCAAACCATTCATTTTTTATAATACTTAATACTATTGCATCGATTCGTTCTCCTTTTGAATCAGTACTAAAATTTCTCAAAATTCCTTCTTGGATACAACCTATGCTTTTCATTGCATTGATGCTTCGTATATTTAAATTATTGGCTCTAAATCCAACTCTTTCCATTTGCATCTTTTCGAAAGCGAATTCTAAAAGTAAAAATTTACAATTTTTGTTTAATGCAGTTCCTTGAAATTCTTTTCCGTACCAAGTAAAACCAATTTCTAAATGTTTTGCTTCTAAGTTTATGTTATAAAAGCGAGTACTTCCTGCTATTTTATTCCTTACTTTATCAAAAACAACAAAAGGATATTCTAGTTGTCTTTCTTTTTGTGATAATGCTTTATCAATGTATTTTTTTAAATTTTCAGGACAATCAGGTCCATTTGCATTGAAACTCCAAAGTTCCGGTTCATTAATAGAAAACCCAATTAATTTTTCATAATCAGTTGCTTGTAATGGTTGTAAACGTACTACATCATTTTCTAAAATATACTCTTCTTTGAAATCGAAATGCATAATTAAACTACTTTCTCTAATTCTTGCATTACAGACACTAAAACCTGAACGCTTTCCAATGGCATAGCATTGTACATCGAAGCTCTGTATCCGCCCACCGAACGATGGCCAGGTAATCCTGAAATTCCGGCATCTTTCCAAAGTTTATCAAAAGCAGGAGCGTGGGCTTCATCATTCAATAAAAATGTTGCATTCATATTGCTTCTAAATTCGGCAACGGCAGTTCCTTTGAACAATGGATTTCGGTCGATTTCGGTATATAATAAATTTGCTTTCGCTTCATTTGCTTTTTCAATGGCGGTAATTCCACCTAAATTTTTCAACCATTGTAAGGTTAAAAGTGATGCATAAACCGGGAAAACGGCCGGTGTATTATACATACTTTCTTTTTCAATATGTTGAACGTAATCTAACATATTTGGAATTATACGACCTGATTTTCCTAAGATTTCTTCTTTTACAACCACCAAAGTTGTTCCGGCTGGACCCATGTTTTTTTGAGCTCCGGCATAAATTAAATCAAATTTTGAAAAATCTAATTTACGTGAGAAAATATCAGAACTCATATCACAAACCATTGGAATTTCGAGATTTGGAAATTCTTTTATTTGTGTTCCAAAAATGGTGTTATTAGATGTACAGTGAAAATAATCAGCATCCGATGGAACGGTATAACCTTTTGGAATATGATTGTAATTTTCAGCTTTTGACGAAGCAACAACTACTGTTTCACCAAAATGTTTAGCTTCTTTGATGGCAGAATTTGCCCAAGTTCCGGTGTCTAAATAAGCTGCTTTTCCATTCACTTTCATCAAGTTGTACGGAATCATTAAAAATTCTAAACTCGCTCCGCCGTGTAAAAACAACGCTTGATACCCTTTTCCTTCTAATCCTAAAAGTTCTAAAGCTAAAGCTCTTGCTTCATCCATAACGGCAACAAAATCTTTGCTACGGTGCGAAATTTCTAATATCGATAAACCTGAATTATTAAAATTTAAAATGGCTTGAGCCGATTTTTCAAATACCTCTTGTGGTAGAATGCAAGGTCCTGCACTATAGTTATGTTTTTTCATTATAGAAGTTTGGTTTCAAAAAATTGAATTGCAAATTTCTGAAATTCATAGTGAAAAGACCGATTTTTGAAAGCGGTTTTTATTATAGGTTATTAACAAAAACGTTGTAGTTGAAAAGAAAACTTTAAACCGAAATCAAAAATTCCAACGTATCAACATTATCTGCATAATCCCAAAGTTGTGGCTTTTGTGTTTGTCCGAATTTGATGCTGTTCTCCGTTAGACCATTGGAAACGATACACTGAATTTGATCTTTATCATTTTCTAAGCGTTTTTTCAAATCTGATAAGGACTCATAATTTTCATAAAAAACAGAAGAAATAGGCGAGGAGTAGCTTTGATCTTCTTTTAAAGTTAAAAATCCGTTATCTAATAATTTGAAGTTACTCATTAAAAAAACGGCTTTGTTGTAGTCATAGTTATTGGAATATTTTTCATAATGAATCACATCTTGGTATTCAAAAATGGCTTTGAAAAAAGTATCAAAATTATATCCTTTTGGAA
Coding sequences within it:
- a CDS encoding GNAT family N-acetyltransferase, with product MHFDFKEEYILENDVVRLQPLQATDYEKLIGFSINEPELWSFNANGPDCPENLKKYIDKALSQKERQLEYPFVVFDKVRNKIAGSTRFYNINLEAKHLEIGFTWYGKEFQGTALNKNCKFLLLEFAFEKMQMERVGFRANNLNIRSINAMKSIGCIQEGILRNFSTDSKGERIDAIVLSIIKNEWFDNVKQNLKNRI
- the serC gene encoding 3-phosphoserine/phosphohydroxythreonine transaminase; this translates as MKKHNYSAGPCILPQEVFEKSAQAILNFNNSGLSILEISHRSKDFVAVMDEARALALELLGLEGKGYQALFLHGGASLEFLMIPYNLMKVNGKAAYLDTGTWANSAIKEAKHFGETVVVASSKAENYNHIPKGYTVPSDADYFHCTSNNTIFGTQIKEFPNLEIPMVCDMSSDIFSRKLDFSKFDLIYAGAQKNMGPAGTTLVVVKEEILGKSGRIIPNMLDYVQHIEKESMYNTPAVFPVYASLLTLQWLKNLGGITAIEKANEAKANLLYTEIDRNPLFKGTAVAEFRSNMNATFLLNDEAHAPAFDKLWKDAGISGLPGHRSVGGYRASMYNAMPLESVQVLVSVMQELEKVV